A genomic segment from Cryptosporangium minutisporangium encodes:
- a CDS encoding TerC family protein encodes MSVPWWAWAGLMLAVAAMLAVDLFLHRDNHVIGFREAAVWSSVWIAAGLLFGVIVWAWQGGEVAGTYFAGYLIEKALSIDNVFVFALIFSYFAVPASVQHKVLFWGVIGALIFRLVFIFVGAELLETFFWTAYVFGLFLIYTGYTMAFRHGEQTPPDRNPVVRLVRRVVPTDAKYHGDKFFARVNGERVATLLFVVLIAVEATDLIFAIDSVAAILAITTSTLIVWAANAFAILGLRSLYFCLAGLLRRFVHLHYGLAVLLAFAGVKLILSETPVGKLPIPVTLGVIVVAIAVSIVWSLRSTASGADHPAASSRS; translated from the coding sequence ATGTCTGTCCCCTGGTGGGCCTGGGCCGGTTTGATGCTGGCCGTCGCCGCGATGCTCGCGGTGGACCTGTTCCTGCACCGAGACAATCACGTCATCGGTTTCCGCGAGGCTGCGGTCTGGTCGAGTGTCTGGATCGCCGCCGGGTTGCTGTTCGGCGTGATCGTGTGGGCGTGGCAGGGCGGCGAGGTGGCGGGCACCTACTTCGCCGGCTATCTGATCGAGAAAGCGCTGTCGATCGACAACGTCTTCGTCTTCGCGTTGATCTTCAGTTATTTCGCGGTGCCCGCGTCGGTACAGCACAAGGTGCTGTTCTGGGGGGTGATCGGCGCGCTGATCTTCCGGCTGGTGTTCATCTTCGTCGGCGCCGAACTGCTGGAGACGTTCTTCTGGACCGCGTACGTGTTCGGTCTCTTTCTGATTTACACCGGTTACACGATGGCGTTCCGGCACGGCGAGCAGACCCCGCCCGACCGCAATCCGGTCGTGCGTCTGGTCCGTCGGGTCGTCCCGACCGACGCGAAGTACCACGGCGACAAGTTCTTCGCCCGGGTCAACGGCGAACGGGTCGCGACGCTGTTGTTCGTCGTGCTGATCGCGGTGGAGGCCACCGACTTGATCTTCGCGATCGACTCGGTCGCGGCGATCCTGGCGATCACCACCAGCACGCTCATCGTCTGGGCCGCCAACGCCTTCGCGATCCTCGGGCTGCGTAGCCTGTACTTCTGCCTTGCTGGTCTGCTGCGCCGCTTCGTGCATCTGCACTACGGCCTGGCCGTCCTGCTCGCCTTCGCCGGCGTCAAGCTGATCCTGTCCGAGACCCCGGTGGGCAAGCTGCCGATCCCCGTCACGTTGGGCGTGATCGTGGTGGCGATCGCCGTGTCGATCGTCTGGAGCCTGCGCAGCACCGCCTCCGGCGCCGACCACCCGGCGGCCTCCTCCCGCAGCTGA
- a CDS encoding cation-transporting P-type ATPase encodes MQALLRDLRARPSGLSVEEAVRRRAQYGPNALPEKRGAGWASALVRQLIHPLALLLWGAAVLAWLSGTPPLAVAIVAVVLLNAALAFWQEQQAERSVEALAAFLPPQAHVLRDGHRVEVDAVEIVPGDVILVDEGATIPADARLLDGAVEVDMSALTGESVPVVRTAGESDPDAQLLHVPDAVFRGTQCTGGGGRAVVFATGSATEIGRIATLSQGVERKDSPLEQQVRKVAWLIAAVAIGVGVAFLPLGLLAGLSLSAALVFAVGLLVANVPEGLLPTITLALAVGVRSLARAGAVVKRLSAVETLGSTTVICTDKTGTLTANRMQVHQLWTPHVDIRTASEIPPGDGHVAALAEVLGRCTEATLDGDHSTGDPTELALLRFARTHVPARGALRIAVHRFDPRLRRMSTIDRGTERREVSCKGAPESVLPLCRLTAAERATAESVVAQLAGRGLRVLAVARRPLGATVPADRDAVERDLILCGLVGLLDPARPSVAPAVETCHGAGIRVHVVTGDNPLTGAAIARSVGIGDDDSAVVTGDVLAAMSDEELADLLQADGEVVFARATPEEKLRIADALSRRGEVVAMTGDGVNDAPALRRADIGIAMGASGTDVAREAATMVLTDDDFATIVRAVEAGRRVYDNVRKFILYIFAHAVPEIVPFLLFALSGGAIPLPLTVLQILAIDLGTETLPALALGREPAEPGLMDRPPRRRKEGVVTRRMLIRAWAVLGPVSAALALLAFFSVLWRAGWTPGAETGAGSPLHSAYLEATTATFAAIVACQIGTAFASRTERVSLFTAGLFTNRLLLIGIVFEVVFTAALVYLPPLQSVFGTAPLDGWTLALLCTFPPIVWGADELYRWVGRVRARG; translated from the coding sequence ATGCAGGCCCTGCTGCGCGATCTGCGAGCACGGCCGAGTGGTTTGAGCGTCGAGGAAGCGGTGCGGCGCCGCGCCCAGTACGGTCCCAACGCGCTGCCGGAGAAGCGCGGCGCTGGATGGGCCAGCGCATTGGTCCGGCAGCTGATCCACCCGCTGGCGCTGCTGCTGTGGGGCGCGGCGGTGCTGGCTTGGCTCTCCGGTACTCCGCCGCTCGCGGTCGCCATCGTCGCCGTCGTCCTGCTCAACGCGGCACTGGCGTTCTGGCAGGAGCAGCAGGCGGAACGGTCGGTGGAGGCGCTCGCGGCGTTCCTGCCGCCGCAGGCTCACGTCTTGCGGGACGGTCACCGGGTCGAGGTCGACGCGGTGGAGATCGTGCCCGGCGACGTCATCCTGGTCGACGAAGGGGCTACGATCCCCGCCGACGCCCGGCTGCTGGACGGTGCGGTAGAGGTCGACATGAGCGCGTTGACCGGCGAGTCGGTGCCGGTGGTTCGTACCGCTGGGGAGTCCGATCCTGACGCGCAACTCCTGCACGTGCCGGACGCGGTGTTCCGCGGCACCCAGTGCACGGGCGGCGGCGGCCGGGCCGTGGTGTTCGCGACCGGATCCGCCACCGAGATCGGCCGGATCGCGACGCTCTCCCAAGGCGTCGAGCGCAAGGACAGCCCACTCGAACAGCAAGTCCGCAAGGTCGCATGGTTGATCGCAGCCGTCGCGATCGGCGTGGGCGTCGCGTTCCTGCCACTCGGGCTGCTCGCCGGTCTGTCGCTCTCCGCGGCGCTGGTGTTCGCGGTCGGCCTACTGGTGGCGAACGTGCCCGAAGGGCTGCTGCCGACGATCACGCTGGCCCTGGCGGTCGGGGTCCGCTCCCTCGCGCGGGCGGGCGCCGTGGTGAAACGGCTCTCCGCGGTGGAGACGCTCGGCTCGACGACGGTGATCTGCACGGACAAGACCGGGACGCTGACCGCGAACCGGATGCAGGTACACCAGCTGTGGACACCCCACGTGGACATCCGCACGGCGTCGGAGATCCCACCCGGCGATGGGCACGTCGCCGCCCTGGCCGAGGTGCTGGGCCGGTGTACGGAGGCCACCCTCGACGGCGACCACAGCACCGGCGACCCGACCGAGCTGGCACTGCTGCGGTTCGCGCGCACGCACGTTCCCGCGCGCGGGGCGCTGCGGATCGCCGTCCACCGCTTCGATCCGCGGCTGCGACGTATGTCGACCATCGACCGCGGCACCGAGCGCCGGGAGGTCTCCTGCAAGGGGGCGCCGGAGTCGGTGCTGCCGCTCTGCCGGCTCACCGCGGCCGAGCGGGCCACCGCGGAGAGCGTCGTCGCGCAGCTGGCCGGGCGCGGGCTGCGGGTACTCGCGGTGGCGCGCCGTCCGCTGGGCGCGACGGTGCCGGCCGATCGCGACGCGGTCGAGCGTGACCTGATCCTCTGCGGCCTGGTTGGCCTGCTCGACCCGGCCCGCCCGTCGGTGGCGCCCGCCGTCGAGACCTGCCACGGTGCGGGCATCCGCGTCCACGTGGTGACCGGCGATAACCCGCTGACCGGTGCGGCGATCGCTCGCTCCGTCGGGATCGGGGACGACGATTCTGCGGTGGTCACCGGAGACGTGCTCGCCGCGATGAGCGACGAGGAGCTGGCCGACCTGTTGCAGGCCGACGGGGAGGTCGTGTTCGCGCGCGCCACCCCGGAGGAGAAGCTCCGGATCGCCGATGCGCTGTCCCGGCGCGGCGAGGTGGTCGCGATGACCGGTGACGGCGTCAACGACGCCCCGGCCCTACGCCGTGCCGACATCGGCATCGCGATGGGTGCCTCGGGCACCGACGTCGCTAGGGAAGCCGCCACCATGGTGCTCACCGACGACGACTTCGCGACGATCGTCCGGGCGGTGGAGGCCGGACGCCGGGTATACGACAACGTCCGGAAGTTCATCCTCTACATCTTCGCCCACGCGGTGCCGGAGATCGTTCCCTTCCTGCTGTTCGCGCTGTCCGGGGGAGCGATTCCGCTGCCGCTGACCGTGCTGCAGATCCTCGCGATCGACCTGGGCACCGAGACGCTGCCCGCGCTCGCGCTGGGCCGCGAACCGGCCGAGCCGGGCCTGATGGACCGCCCACCGCGGCGCCGCAAGGAAGGCGTCGTCACCCGGCGCATGCTGATCCGTGCCTGGGCGGTTCTCGGCCCGGTGTCCGCGGCTCTGGCCCTCCTCGCGTTCTTCTCGGTGCTGTGGCGCGCCGGCTGGACGCCGGGGGCGGAGACCGGAGCCGGTTCCCCGCTGCACTCCGCGTACCTGGAGGCCACCACCGCGACGTTCGCGGCGATCGTCGCCTGCCAGATCGGGACCGCGTTCGCATCCCGGACCGAGCGGGTCTCGCTGTTCACGGCCGGACTGTTCACCAACCGGCTGCTGCTGATCGGGATCGTGTTCGAGGTGGTGTTCACCGCCGCGCTGGTGTACCTGCCGCCGCTGCAATCCGTGTTCGGCACGGCCCCGCTGGACGGCTGGACACTCGCGCTGCTCTGCACGTTCCCACCGATCGTCTGGGGCGCCGACGAGCTGTACCGCTGGGTCGGTCGCGTTCGGGCGCGCGGCTGA
- the ppdK gene encoding pyruvate, phosphate dikinase: MTTFVYDFTDGNKEMKALLGGKGANLAEMTNLGLPVPPGFTVTTEACQEYLRTGREPDELAEQITAHLERLEKQMGRWLGDPDNPLLVSVRSGGAFSMPGMMETILDVGLTDVSVHGLAAQRGESVHSAWDSYRRLIEMFGRTVCGVPAAEFDQVKRHSDDPKEMVAAYQKIFREHTGREFPQDPREQLDLAVRAVFASWNSERAVLYRRQERIPADLGTAVNVMAMVFGNLGPDSGTGVAFTRDPATGEPGVYGDYLQNAQGEDVVAGIRNTVPLQDLERLDKKSYDELLGHMARLEEHYRDLCDIEFTIEHGRLWMLQTRVGKRTAAAAFVIASQLVDDGLIDADEALARVTGAQLAQLMFPAFEVGAETRPLAHGVGASPGAAVGPIVFDSARATALAAEGQDVILVRRETNPDDLPGMIAAQGILTSRGGKTSHAAVVARGMGKTCVCGAEALQVDADRRELTVDGQVLREGEEISIDGTTGRVYLGAMPVAPSPVVRYFEGELAPNADRLIAAVHRLLTHADARRRLGVHTNADTGADAARARRFGAEGVGLCRTEHMFLGDRRPLVERLILAADDHERDRALAELLPLQQADFEDLFRAMDGAPVTIRLLDPPLHEFLPSLEELAVKVGVAQALGKDPGADLALLTAVRRMHEENPMLGLRGVRLGLVVPGLFAMQIRAIVQAAVAHRDAGGDPRPEIMVPLVGAVQELETVRAEAEQIIAEIGDGLPVRIGTMIEVPRAALTAGEIAQAADFFSFGTNDLTQMGWGFSRDDVEGAFFSRYLELGIFGTSPFESIDRAGIGRMIRIAVDEGRAARPELHIGVCGEHGGDPDSVQFFAEAGLDYVSCSPYRVPIARLEAGRAAISGTTSDSR; encoded by the coding sequence ATGACCACGTTCGTCTACGACTTCACCGACGGCAACAAGGAGATGAAGGCGCTCCTGGGCGGCAAGGGCGCGAACCTGGCAGAGATGACGAATCTTGGCCTTCCGGTTCCGCCTGGCTTCACCGTCACCACCGAGGCCTGCCAGGAGTACCTCCGGACCGGCCGGGAGCCGGACGAGCTCGCCGAGCAGATCACCGCCCATCTGGAGCGCTTGGAGAAGCAGATGGGGCGCTGGCTCGGCGACCCGGACAACCCGCTGCTGGTGTCGGTGCGGTCCGGTGGGGCGTTCTCGATGCCGGGCATGATGGAGACGATTCTCGACGTCGGCCTCACCGACGTCAGCGTGCACGGCCTCGCCGCGCAGCGCGGGGAGAGCGTGCACTCGGCGTGGGATTCCTACCGGCGTCTGATCGAGATGTTCGGCCGCACGGTCTGCGGCGTCCCGGCGGCCGAGTTCGACCAGGTGAAGCGACACTCCGACGACCCGAAGGAGATGGTCGCCGCCTACCAGAAGATCTTCCGCGAGCACACCGGCCGGGAGTTCCCGCAGGATCCCCGCGAGCAGCTCGACCTGGCGGTGCGGGCCGTGTTCGCGTCCTGGAATTCCGAACGTGCGGTGCTCTACCGCCGCCAGGAGCGCATCCCGGCCGACCTCGGCACCGCGGTCAACGTGATGGCGATGGTCTTCGGCAACCTCGGCCCGGATTCCGGTACCGGCGTCGCGTTCACCCGCGACCCGGCCACCGGCGAGCCCGGCGTCTACGGCGACTACCTGCAGAACGCCCAGGGCGAGGACGTCGTCGCCGGTATCCGCAACACGGTGCCGCTACAGGACCTGGAGCGGCTGGACAAGAAGAGCTACGACGAGCTGCTCGGCCACATGGCCCGGCTGGAGGAGCACTACCGCGACCTCTGCGACATCGAGTTCACGATCGAACACGGCCGGCTCTGGATGCTCCAGACCCGCGTCGGGAAGCGCACCGCGGCCGCCGCGTTCGTGATCGCGTCCCAGCTGGTCGACGACGGCCTCATCGACGCCGATGAGGCGCTCGCCCGGGTCACCGGCGCGCAGCTGGCACAGCTGATGTTCCCGGCGTTCGAGGTCGGCGCGGAGACCCGCCCGCTCGCCCACGGCGTCGGGGCCTCCCCCGGCGCGGCCGTGGGGCCTATCGTCTTCGACTCCGCGCGTGCCACCGCACTCGCCGCCGAAGGCCAGGACGTCATCCTGGTCCGGCGGGAGACCAATCCGGACGACCTGCCCGGGATGATCGCGGCGCAGGGCATCCTCACCAGCCGCGGTGGTAAGACGTCGCACGCGGCGGTGGTCGCGCGCGGGATGGGCAAGACGTGCGTCTGCGGGGCGGAAGCCCTCCAGGTGGACGCCGACCGGCGAGAACTCACCGTCGACGGTCAGGTCCTGCGCGAGGGCGAGGAAATCTCGATCGACGGGACCACCGGCCGGGTCTACCTGGGCGCGATGCCGGTCGCGCCGTCGCCGGTGGTGCGGTACTTCGAGGGCGAACTCGCCCCGAACGCCGACCGGCTGATCGCGGCCGTGCACCGGCTGCTCACGCACGCCGACGCCCGCCGACGGCTGGGCGTGCACACCAACGCCGATACCGGTGCGGACGCCGCCCGCGCCCGGCGGTTCGGCGCGGAGGGCGTGGGTCTCTGCCGCACCGAGCACATGTTCCTCGGCGACCGCCGTCCCCTCGTGGAGCGTCTGATCCTGGCGGCGGACGACCACGAGCGCGACCGCGCGCTCGCCGAGTTGCTGCCCCTGCAGCAAGCGGACTTCGAGGACCTGTTCCGAGCGATGGATGGCGCGCCCGTCACGATCCGCCTGCTCGACCCGCCGCTGCACGAGTTCCTGCCGTCGCTGGAGGAGCTGGCGGTGAAGGTCGGGGTCGCGCAGGCGCTGGGGAAGGACCCCGGCGCGGACCTCGCCCTGCTCACGGCCGTCCGGCGGATGCACGAGGAGAATCCGATGCTCGGCCTGCGCGGCGTCCGCCTCGGTCTCGTGGTGCCCGGGCTGTTCGCGATGCAGATCCGGGCCATCGTGCAGGCCGCAGTCGCGCACCGCGACGCCGGCGGCGACCCGCGTCCGGAGATCATGGTGCCGCTCGTCGGTGCGGTGCAGGAACTGGAGACCGTCCGGGCAGAGGCGGAGCAGATCATCGCCGAGATCGGCGACGGCCTGCCGGTGCGCATCGGCACGATGATCGAGGTGCCGCGCGCCGCACTCACCGCCGGCGAGATCGCTCAGGCCGCGGACTTCTTCTCGTTCGGGACGAACGACCTCACCCAGATGGGCTGGGGCTTCTCCCGGGACGACGTCGAAGGCGCATTCTTCTCCCGGTATCTGGAGCTGGGCATCTTCGGCACGTCGCCGTTCGAGTCGATCGACCGCGCTGGAATCGGCCGAATGATTCGGATCGCGGTCGACGAGGGTCGGGCCGCCCGCCCAGAGCTGCACATCGGCGTCTGCGGCGAGCACGGCGGCGACCCGGACTCGGTGCAGTTCTTCGCCGAGGCCGGCCTCGACTACGTCTCCTGCTCCCCGTACCGGGTGCCGATCGCTCGCCTCGAAGCCGGGCGGGCGGCGATCAGCGGGACGACGTCCGACAGCCGCTGA
- a CDS encoding NAD(P)-dependent alcohol dehydrogenase codes for MRALRLVGWQRDSEFADVEVPEPGPGQVLVRMGGAGVCHSDLHLLHEFPPGLLGWPVPFTLGHENAGWVQAIGAGVTGLDEGLPVAVYGPWGCGTCRTCATGAENYCSTLPGNSPVAGLGVDGGMAEYMLVPSSRFLVPLPEGLSPQSAAPLTDAALTPYHAIAKARSVLTPGAAAVVIGIGGLGHLAVQILRATTDVEVIAVDTKPEALALAKACGADHLVHASACAEDAIRNFTRGAGAAAVIDLVGSGATLEIAAKSVAKNGQILIVGLGGGTLPVSLLGLPYGVSVTPTYWGTRPELHEVLRLAARGDLRATVRTWPLSRATDAYAAVAAGTVPGRAVVVPG; via the coding sequence ATGCGTGCACTGCGGCTCGTCGGCTGGCAGCGTGACTCCGAGTTCGCGGACGTCGAGGTCCCCGAGCCGGGCCCCGGCCAAGTCCTCGTCCGGATGGGTGGCGCCGGTGTCTGCCATTCCGATCTGCACCTCTTGCACGAGTTTCCGCCAGGTCTACTGGGCTGGCCGGTGCCGTTCACGCTCGGCCACGAGAACGCCGGATGGGTACAGGCGATCGGCGCCGGCGTGACCGGTCTGGACGAGGGCTTGCCGGTCGCGGTCTACGGCCCGTGGGGCTGCGGCACCTGCCGGACCTGCGCGACCGGGGCCGAGAACTACTGCTCGACGCTGCCGGGGAACTCGCCCGTGGCCGGCCTCGGCGTGGACGGTGGGATGGCGGAGTACATGCTGGTCCCGTCGTCGCGCTTCCTCGTCCCGCTCCCGGAGGGCCTCAGCCCGCAGAGCGCGGCTCCGCTCACCGACGCCGCGCTGACCCCGTACCACGCGATCGCGAAGGCCCGGTCGGTGCTGACGCCCGGCGCAGCCGCGGTCGTGATCGGGATCGGCGGTCTCGGGCACCTCGCCGTGCAGATCCTGCGCGCCACCACCGACGTCGAGGTCATCGCCGTCGACACGAAGCCGGAGGCGCTCGCACTGGCCAAGGCGTGCGGTGCCGATCATCTGGTGCACGCGAGCGCCTGCGCCGAGGACGCGATCCGCAACTTCACCCGCGGCGCCGGCGCGGCCGCGGTGATCGATCTGGTCGGATCCGGCGCGACGCTGGAGATCGCGGCGAAGTCGGTCGCGAAGAACGGCCAGATCCTCATCGTCGGCCTCGGCGGTGGAACGCTGCCCGTCTCCCTGCTCGGGCTGCCCTACGGCGTCTCGGTGACCCCGACGTACTGGGGCACCCGTCCGGAGCTGCACGAGGTGCTGCGGCTCGCCGCCCGCGGCGATCTGCGGGCGACCGTCCGGACCTGGCCGTTGAGCCGGGCGACCGACGCGTACGCCGCGGTCGCGGCCGGAACCGTACCGGGCCGCGCGGTGGTGGTCCCGGGATGA
- a CDS encoding Acg family FMN-binding oxidoreductase, with the protein MNDRSHRTADAPGDTRAAVDQLAEATLAALRAPSVLNTQPWRWRLFGDTAELLVDRDRQLPALDPDGRLLLLSCGIALNHALTALRAGGYAGVVERLPDDRRPDLVARLHRGSRCAPDQRNYNAIYRRHTDRRPFADVLPPMADLDALRAAAVRHGVHLRVLTATELPSFADIATVADVVEHADRSLAADLKRWTTRTPEDQDGLPARTTTPPTERPVPARTFNRAQPPRLATGPGTDRGTAYTVLLTDQDEPRAWLAAGEALSDVWLTLTARGLAASPISEVVEVASARRALRNLLGEDAYPAIGLRIGVPVDPADAPPSPARRSGTDVLGLPGQS; encoded by the coding sequence ATGAACGACCGTTCGCACCGCACGGCGGACGCCCCGGGCGACACCCGGGCCGCGGTCGACCAGCTGGCCGAGGCGACGCTGGCGGCGCTCCGCGCACCGTCCGTCCTCAACACCCAACCCTGGCGCTGGCGCCTCTTCGGTGACACCGCGGAGCTCCTGGTCGACCGTGACCGCCAGCTGCCCGCCCTCGACCCGGACGGACGGCTGCTCCTCCTCAGCTGCGGGATCGCACTGAACCACGCGCTGACCGCGCTGCGGGCGGGTGGCTACGCCGGCGTCGTCGAGCGCCTGCCGGATGATCGGCGGCCGGATCTCGTCGCGCGGCTGCACCGCGGTTCGCGCTGCGCGCCCGACCAGCGGAACTACAACGCGATCTACAGACGACACACGGACCGTCGGCCGTTCGCCGATGTTCTGCCACCGATGGCCGATCTGGACGCTCTGCGCGCCGCCGCAGTGCGGCACGGCGTGCACCTGCGCGTCCTGACCGCGACCGAGCTGCCGTCGTTCGCGGACATCGCCACCGTCGCCGACGTCGTCGAGCACGCCGACCGGTCGCTCGCCGCCGACCTGAAGAGGTGGACCACTCGGACGCCCGAGGACCAGGACGGTTTGCCCGCCCGAACCACGACCCCGCCCACCGAGCGACCGGTGCCGGCGCGGACGTTCAACCGGGCCCAACCGCCCCGGCTAGCCACCGGACCGGGCACCGACCGGGGCACCGCGTACACGGTGCTGCTCACCGACCAGGACGAACCCCGAGCCTGGCTGGCCGCCGGCGAAGCGCTCTCCGACGTCTGGTTGACGCTCACCGCCCGTGGACTGGCGGCCTCGCCGATCAGCGAGGTCGTCGAGGTGGCGTCCGCCCGGCGGGCCCTGCGCAACCTCCTCGGCGAGGACGCGTACCCCGCGATCGGGCTGCGGATCGGCGTGCCCGTGGATCCGGCCGACGCACCGCCGTCCCCCGCCCGGCGCTCGGGCACCGATGTCCTGGGCCTACCCGGGCAGTCCTGA
- a CDS encoding PEP/pyruvate-binding domain-containing protein: MLDTSATVLWFDDLSAADTAIAGGKGANLGELTRAGLPVPPGFVLSATAYLQAMDAAGLREELAARVVATRTEDPSALAALADELGQKIAAAPLPAGMNQAILAAYHRLGDDVSVAVRSSMTAEDPAGISFAGMNETYTNVRGDEQLLSKLRECWASLYRPRVIAYRAAQGLTEEPAIAVVVQRMVRSERSGVMFSADPASNDTAHVVIEGALGLGEVVVSGQVIPDTYVVRKTGPTLLQATIGYQSHEIVTGPDGADQRVELTPAEAARRVLSDAEAVDLARLAIRVEQHYGSAQDMEWAIENGCTYLVQTRPLTTLHEPVAATAAPSDGPHGRRLLSGLASAPGRISGVVRILRSPVDADRFAAGEILVAAMTSPDWMAILRKAAALVTDGGGLTCHAAVVSRELRIPGIVGTRTATTTLRDGQLVTVDGRLGAVFDGPVDAVAEPGA, translated from the coding sequence ATGCTCGACACCAGCGCCACCGTGCTGTGGTTCGACGACCTGTCGGCAGCGGATACCGCGATCGCCGGCGGAAAGGGCGCGAACCTCGGTGAGCTGACCCGCGCCGGGCTACCGGTCCCGCCCGGCTTCGTCCTCAGCGCCACGGCCTACCTGCAGGCGATGGACGCGGCGGGACTCCGCGAGGAGCTCGCCGCGCGGGTCGTCGCGACGCGGACCGAGGACCCGTCCGCGCTCGCCGCGCTCGCCGACGAGCTGGGTCAGAAGATCGCGGCGGCGCCGCTGCCGGCGGGGATGAACCAGGCGATCCTCGCCGCGTACCACCGTCTCGGCGACGACGTCTCGGTCGCGGTCCGCTCGTCGATGACCGCCGAGGACCCGGCCGGTATCTCGTTCGCCGGGATGAACGAGACCTACACCAACGTCCGCGGCGACGAGCAACTGCTCAGCAAGCTGCGGGAGTGCTGGGCCTCCCTCTACCGCCCGCGGGTCATCGCCTACCGGGCGGCGCAGGGTCTGACCGAGGAGCCGGCGATCGCGGTGGTCGTGCAGCGCATGGTCCGCTCCGAGCGCTCCGGCGTGATGTTCTCCGCGGACCCGGCCTCGAACGACACCGCGCACGTGGTGATCGAGGGCGCCCTCGGGCTCGGCGAGGTCGTCGTCAGCGGCCAGGTGATTCCGGACACCTACGTCGTGCGCAAGACCGGTCCGACGCTGTTGCAGGCGACGATCGGCTACCAGAGTCACGAGATCGTCACCGGACCCGACGGCGCCGACCAGCGGGTCGAACTGACTCCGGCGGAGGCGGCCCGCCGCGTGCTCAGCGACGCCGAGGCCGTCGACCTGGCCCGGCTGGCGATCCGCGTCGAACAGCACTACGGATCGGCTCAGGACATGGAGTGGGCGATCGAGAACGGATGCACCTACCTCGTCCAGACCCGGCCCCTCACCACGCTGCACGAGCCCGTCGCGGCCACCGCTGCGCCGAGCGACGGCCCGCACGGCCGGCGGCTGCTCTCCGGACTGGCATCGGCACCCGGCCGGATCTCCGGTGTGGTGCGGATCCTCCGGTCGCCCGTCGACGCCGACCGGTTCGCGGCCGGCGAGATCCTGGTCGCCGCGATGACGTCGCCGGACTGGATGGCGATCCTGCGGAAGGCCGCCGCCCTGGTCACCGACGGTGGCGGCCTGACCTGCCATGCCGCGGTCGTCAGCCGGGAGCTGCGCATTCCCGGCATCGTCGGGACGCGTACCGCCACCACCACCCTTCGCGACGGGCAACTGGTGACGGTGGACGGGCGCCTGGGCGCGGTGTTCGACGGACCCGTCGACGCGGTAGCCGAACCAGGCGCTTGA